The following nucleotide sequence is from Ferruginibacter lapsinanis.
ATACTCACGAAATAATCCATACGACATATCATGCAATTCTATAGTACGGTAAATTCTTTTTTTATGATCGGGCAGATGTTCAATATCTGCACCAAATATTTCCATCGCAGCTATCAGGCTTACCAGGCCATGCCGCTTGTGTGCAGGCTTGCCCGTTAGCGGATGTGGGATCAATACCGTTTTATCTTCTTCTGTTTTACCAATATCATGCAGCAAGGCAACTATCTTCAGCTCGTTCCTCACTTGTTCTTTATCAAGATCCAATTGCCGTAAGATAGAAAACATTCTTCCGTAAAAACCTTCTTCATGTTTATTAAAGATGGCATCGATAGTATCATAAACTGCCAACAAATGATGAGAGAGCATTACCCCGCTGGTATTACTATGATGACTATCCACCATATTTTCAGCCTTTACCCACCAACCGGAATCTCTCACCTTTTTTTCCAACAGTTGCGGATCAAAGTCTGCTTTTTTCATGTTCACGTATTGATTATTTCAGTAGTTAAAACTAAATGTTTTTCCGGTTCATTATTTATAAAGTTTTATTCCATTCTATTTAAGACCTTTGCCTGATAAACAATAAAATATGAACTGGATCATACTCATCATCGCAGGGTTATTTGAGGTAGCATTTGCTTCCTGTTTGGGTAAAGCTAAAGAAGCAACAGGGAGTGATGTGTATTGGTGGTATGGCGGTTTTTTAATTGCTCTCACCATCAGTATGCTGCTGCTGGTTAAAGCAACGCAAAGTTTACCGATCGGAACCGCCTATGCCGTATGGACTGGAATTGGCGCAGTGGGCACAGCGTTGATGGGAATCTTTGTATTCAAAGACCCAACAAATTTCTGGCGCATTTTCTTCATCATTACCCTTATCGGTTCTGTCATCGGACTAAAATCTGTATCACACTAATTGCCACATAAACACACCTGGTTATCATCATATTTTCCACATTTCCCTTTGTTAACGATATACTAAAAACAGCAGTGTTTAATTTTTAAACCCTTTCAACGTTAATTTTGTCACCCGAATGAAATTAAGACTGACATACCTGTTCTTATTATGTATGCTGCTAACAGGCTATGGGTATGCCATTCCTCCGGCACAACAACATCATTCTAAACACTCTCCTGCTCAGCATAATAATATATTATGTTTCGGTAGTCATCTGCACACTGCTGTTGAACTCACGTATGCAGAAAATAATGATGAGAACGACGAGGACGAATCAGGATCCATCAGAAAAAAAACGATCAGCTTTACCTCTATGTACAATAAGGCAATTGTACTAAGTTATCTTTCCAATGCTCTCAACAACAAACAATGGAGTAACAAACAATATATTTACACTCCTTCCGACAGATACCTCTTTTTAAGAGTGATCAGGATCTGATTATATTCCATGCATCCGTTACTCAACTGCTGCTGATGCATATTTCCTCAACAACACATTGATCTTTTTACAATCGGTTCATCAACCGAACGGCGTCTGTATAGAAATTACTTACAGCCCGTGTATGTTCTATTAAACAATAACTCACGTATATCACCATGAACAGAATCGTATGGCTTATCAGCTTATGTACACTCATTTACAGTACTGGCTGCAAAACAAAAACAACAGAAAAAGAAGAAGCAGTTAAGTACACTGTTACCAGTGCCCTGAAAGCTGATACGTCTTTCACAAAAGACTATATCGCACAAATACAATCCGTCCGCAACATTGAAGTAAGGGCACAGGAAAAAGGATACCTGGAAAATATTTATGTAGATGAAGGGCAGTATGTAAAAGCCGGACAGGTGCTTTTCCGCATTATGCCTAAAATGTATGAAGCTGAGTTTTTAAAAGCACAGGCAGAAGCAAAAGCAGCCGAATTAGAAATGCTGAATACCAAAATGCTGGCAGATAAAAATATTGTTTCAAAAACAGAACTGTCTATTGCACAGGCAAAACTAGATGAGGCAAAAGCTGAGATGTCGTTGGCACAGGTACATCTTTCGCTTACCGAGATCAAAGCACCGTTTGATGGAGTGATTGACAGGATACGTTTTAAACTCGGCAGCCTGATAGATGAAGGTGGATTACTGACCACACTATCCGACAACAAATCTGTATATGCATACTTCAATGTATCAGAAAGTGAATACCTGAATTTCAAAACTCATAACAACGCAGGAGATAAACCCGTGGTAAGCCTGCTGCTGGCAAATAACGAAATGCATAAATACAAAGGAGAGGTAGAAACCATCGAAAGTGAATTTGATAATGCCACCGGAAATATTGCTTTCAGGGCAAAATTCCCCAACCCGGATATGTTGTTGAAACACGGAGAGACCGGAAAGGTACAAATGACGATCCCTATCAATAATGCATTGATCATTCCACAAAAAGCCACTTACGAAATGCAGGATAATATTTATGTGTATGTGGTAGATCAAAACAATGTGGTGAAAGCAAAAAAACTTACCATCAGAAACAAGATGCCTGATCTCTACGTGGTAGATTCCGGTATTACAGAAAACGATAAGATATTATTGGAAGGCGTGCAAAATGTAAAAGAAGATGATAAGATCAACTATCAATTCATCACACCCGATAAAGTGATCTCCAATCTTCAATTAATCAAATAATACAATTCAGGATTACTGCAAATAAAATACTATGTTCAATAAATTCATACACAGGCCTGTACTGTCAATTGTAATATCGCTGATGATCACCATACTGGGTGTGGTGGCATTGATACAATTGCCCGTAACACAGTTCCCTTCTATTTCCCCGCCTAAGGTAAACATCGCTGCTGAATATCCCGGAGCCAATGGCGAGCTGATGATCAAAGCTGTGGTAATTCCATTGGAAAGAGCTATCAATGGTGTTCCCGGTATCAAATACATTGCCTCCGATGCTGGTAATGATGGCGAAGCGTCTATACAGGTGGTATTTAATTCCGGTGTCGATCCCAACATCGCATCCGTAAATATTCAGAACCGTGTGGCTTCTGTGATCAACAAATTACCACCCATCGTTGTTCGTGAAGGAGTAAAAATTACCCGTGAGGAATCTAACATGTTGATGTATGTGAACCTCTACAGTACTGATACGGCACTGGATGAAAAGTTCCTGTTCAATTTCGCCGACATCAATTTACTGTCAGAGATCAAGAGTGTGAATGGTGTGGGTGTGGCCGATATCCTGGGCAACAGAGAATATGCCATGCGTATCTGGCTAAAGCCCGATCGCATGACTGCCTATAAAATTTCTGCAGATGATGTATTGAAAGCATTAGATGAACAAAGCTTAGAAGCTTCACCCGGCAAAACAGGCGAAAGCTCAGGAAGAAGATCACAGGCTTTTGAATATGTATTAAAATACCCCGGCCGTTTTACAACCAAAGAAGGATATGAAAATATTATTCTCCGGTCTAGTCCCGATGGAGAGATACTGCGTGTGAAAGATGTGGCCGAAGTGGAGTTTGGCAGCAGCTATTATGATATCTATTCCGGTCTCAACGGCAAACCTTCTGCCGCTATCATGATCAAGCAATCCTATGGAAGTAATGCCAGCGAGGTAATAAAAAATATCAAAGCTAAAATGGAAGAGATCAAGAACACTTCATTCCCCAAAGGAATGAATTATGAGATCAGCTATGATGTTTCTACTTTCCTCGATGCCTCTATTGAAAAAGTATTACACACCTTGGTAGAAGCATTTATACTCGTAGGTATAGTAGTGTTTTTATTCCTCGGAGATTGGCGCTCTACTTTAATCCCCGCCATTGCTGTTCCGGTTTCATTGATAGGCACATTTATCTTCATGCAGTTCTTCGGCATCACACTCAATCTTATCACCTTATTTGCATTGGTATTGGCCATTGGTATTGTGGTAGATAATGCCATCGTCGTTGTGGAAGCAGTACATGCTAAAATGGAAGAAAAGAATTTAAGTCCGGCCTACGCAACCGAAGAAGCCATGCATGAGATCAGCGGTGCAATTATTGCCATCACATTGGTAATGGCAGCAGTATTTATTCCCGTGGCATTCATGTCTGGGCCGGTAGGTATCTTCTACCGACAGTTCTCTATCACCATGGCTACATCTATTGGTCTGTCAGGTTTAGTGGCACTAACGTTAACCCCTGCCCTATGTGCCATGCTGTTAAAAAATACACATGGTGCAAAAAGAAAACAAACTCCTTTAAGAAAACTCTTAGATGGATTTAATAATTGGTTCGAAAGAACACTGGGTAAATACAAAAGCATTCTCGGGTTCATTGTCAATAAAAGGATCATCTCCCTGTTGGCATTGTTCGGTTTTTGTGCCGGCATCTGGTTCTTAAATACTCAGTTACCATCTGGCTTTATTCCTAACGAAGACCAGGGTATGTTTTACGCCATTGTGCAAACCCCTCCCGGTGCCACATTAGAGCGTACCAATGAAGTGGTAGGACAATTACAAAGAATTGCCCAGGGCATGGAAGATGTAAAATCAGTTTCCTCCCTGGCAGGTTTCGAAATTTTATCTGAAGGTACCGGGGCAAACTCTGGTACCTGCCTGGTAAACCTTAAAGACTGGAGTGATAGAAAACATTCTGTAAATGATATCATCAAAGAGTTCGAAGAAAAAGCGAAAGACATACAAGGTGCCACAGTAGAATTCTTTCCTCCTCCTGCTGTTCCCGGCTATGGTGCCGCCGGCGGGTTTGAGTTGCGTTTACTGGATAAAGCCGGAAGTGGCAACTACAAAAAAATGGAAACAGTAAATAATGATTTTGTAAGAGCCTTAAACAAAAGGCCTGAGCTCTCTTCAGTATTTAGTTTCTACAGTGCCAGCTTTCCGCAATACATGTTAACGGTAGATAACGATGCAGCCCAACAAAAAGGAGTCACCATCGAAAATGCGATGAATACATTATCTACGTTGGTAGGTAGTAACTACGAAACCAATTTCATTCGTTACGACAGGCAGTATAAAGTAATGGTACAGGCATTGCCGCAATACAGAGCATTGCCCGAAGACATCTTAAAACTATATGTCAAAAATGATAAAGATGAAATGGTACCATTCTCTGCGTTCATGCACATGGAAAAAGTATATGGCTTATCAGAGATAACACGGCATAATATGTACAACTCTTCTGAGATCAGCGGTGCAGCAGCTCCCGGTTATAGTAGTGGTGCCGCTATCAAAGCCGTTGAAGAAGTGGCTAAAAAAACATTACCAAGAGGATTTGGAATAGACTGGGCTGGTATCTCAAAAGATGAAGTAGCACAGGGCAATCAAGCCATATATATATTCTTGATCTGTTTGGTGTTTGTTTATTTGCTATTGGCAGCACAGTACGAAAGTTTTGTATTGCCGTTACCGGTTATTCTTTCTTTACCAGCCGGTATCTTCGGCGCCTTCCTGTTATTAAAAATATTAGGACTCGAAAATAATATCTATGCACAGGTAGCAATGGTAATGCTCATTGGTCTGCTCGGTAAGAATGCGGTATTGATCGTTGAATTTGCAGTACAGAAACATCGTTCAGGCAGCACCGTATTGCAGGCAGCTATCGAAGGTGCAGCAGTAAGGTTCCGCCCCATCTTAATGACATCTTTCGCATTCATCGCCGGCCTGATACCATTGGTAAAAGCAACAGGACCCGGTGCCGTAGGAAACAGAACCATCGGTTCTGCCGCAGCAGGCGGTATGCTGCTGGGTACTGTATTTGGCGTACTGCTCATACCCGGCTTATACTACATCTTCGCCTTAATATCAGAAAAGAACCCGATGGTAGAAGATGAATACGAAAATCCTTTAACAGAAGAAATTGATAACAATGTTGAACCTATCTAAAATATACACATGCATTGCCGTTATCTGCCTGGTGCAGATAGGCTGCAAAGTACCGGCAATTGTTGAGAACAAAGCAAAGCCAACAGTCCCATTATCTTACGGCAATTCCACCGACACGGCAAATTCTGCAGCCATTCAGTGGCGTACATTTTTTGCCGATAAAGACCTGGAGACTCTGATCGACACAGCACTTAAAAACAACAAAGAGCTATTGATCACCTTACAGGAAATAGAAATTGCCCGGAATGATATACGGGTAAAAAAAGGACAGCTATTACCAAGCGTGATAGGTGGTGGTGGTATTGGTGTTGAAAAAGTAGGTCGCTACACCAGCCAGGGTGCAGGCGATGCATCTACAGAGATCAAGCCCGGCACGGAAGTTCCCGACTGGCTGCCCGATTACAAAGTAGGCGCATACGCCACCTGGGAGATAGATATCTGGAAAAAGCTCCGCACTGAAAAAAAGGCGGCCGTTACCCGCTATCTCTCTACTGTAGAAGGCAAAAACTTTTTGATAACAAATCTCATTGCAGAGATAGCCAATGATTATTATGAATTGCTGGCGTTGGATAATCAGTTGGAGATCGTAAAGCAAACCATCACACTGCAACAAAATGCATTGGAAGTAGTGAAGGTGCAAAAAGATGCAGGAAGAGAGACCTCATTAGCGGTCAAAAAATTCGAAGCCGAAGTACTCAATTCCCAAAGCAGAGAATTTGATATTCAGCAAAAAATAAAAGAGACAGAGAATGAGATCAATTTTTTATTGGGCAGGTATCCCCAACCGGTAGTTCGTAATACTACAGCATTTTTCAATGCAGTGCCGCAGCAGGTACAAACCGGTATCCCTTCGCAGTTGTTACAACAGCGGCCCGATATCAAACAGGCCGAGCTCGATCTGGCTGCAGCAAAACTCGATGTAAAAGTTGCCCGTGCAGAATTTTATCCATCATTCGGCATCTCCTCTTCCATCGGTTTCAATGCATTCAAGCCATCGTACCTGGTAAAATTCCCTGAGTCGCTGTTGGCATCGTTGGCCGGTGATGTAGCCGGTCCGCTCATCAACAAAAATGCCATCAAAGCAGAATTTGACAATGCCAATGCAAGACAAACACAGGCACTCTACAATTATGAAAAAACAATTTTAAATGCCTGCATCGAAGTATCAACTGAATTATCAAACCTAAGCAACCTGGAGAAGACCTATCAGTTGAAATCAAAAGAAGTAAATGCACTCACTGCATCCATCGACATCTCCAACGACCTCTTCAAATCAGCAAGAGCCAACTACTTTGAAGTATTGATGACACAAAGAGATGCAGTAGAATCAAAATTAGAATTGATAGAAACCAAGCTCCATCAGTTCAACGCCGTTACCAACCTCTACCGCTCCTTAGGCGGCGGCTGGCAATGATCGCACAGCATACTAATAACACAATCCCATACGCCCTGGCGTATGGGATTGTGTTATGTAACAAACATTAATACTACTCCGCCGTTGTTGGTCGCCTGACCAACAACTTTCAATACAACCCATAACACTCAATATAATCAACCATTATAATGAGTTAGAAATCCAAAATCATCCGTAATTCCACTGCTGTAATAAAATTTTGCACTACTGTAAAAATATTACCATAGTTGGTCAGGCGACCAACTATGGCGAAGCCCCTTCCACACCCTATCCAAAAAACATAAACCCTTCGCCCCTAAGAATAGAATTACCAATGCCGAAGCCACAGTAGTACAAAAGATGCACATAGCTATACGGCAGAAACGGGCTGTAATCGTTTCTGCCTTGAATTTTTTTGTTACTTTTTTGTTTCAAGACAAAAAAGTAAAATCATCAATCATAACAAGCAATCCAAAAAACATAAACCCTCCGCCCCTAAGAATAGAATTACCAATGCCGAAGCCACAGTAGTACAAAAGATGCACATAGCTATACGGCAGAAACGGGCTGTAATCGTTTCTGCCTTGAATTTTTTTGTTACTTTTTTGTTTCAAGACAAAAAAGTAAAATCATCATTCATAACAAGCAATCCAAAAAACATAAACCCTCCGCCCCTAAGAATAGAATTACCAATGCCGAAGCCACAGTTTGCAAATCCCGAGCGTAGTCTCGGGAAGTACAGCAGATGCACATAGCTACTTGAACGAAAGAGGCTGTATTTCTTTCGTTCTTGAATTTTTTTGTTACTACTGAGCTTGTCGAAGTATTGTTTCAAGACAAAAAAGTAAAACCATCATTCATAACAAGCAATCCAAAAAACATAAACCCTCCGCCCTTAAGAATAGAATTACCAATGCTGAATTCACAGTAGTACAAAAGATGCACATAGCTATACGGCAGAAACGGGCTGTAATCGTTTCTGCCTTGAATTTTTTTGTTACTACTGAGCTTGTCGAAGTACTGTTTCAAGACAAAAAAGCAAAATCATCATTCATAACAAGCAATCCAAAAAACATAAACTCTCCGCCCCTAAGAATAGAATTACCAATGCTGAATTCACAGTAGTACAACAGATGCACATAGCTATACGGCAGAAACGGGCTGTAATCGTTTCTGCCTTGAATTTTTTTGTTACTTTTTTGTTTCAAGAGGTAACTATATATCTGTTAGACCATGAGGGTAAAAAATTAGCACATACCCCAATGTGCTATTGCTCTAATTATAGCAATTATACATATTAAAGCTATAACAGCTACTAAAATTGCTATTAACTTCATATCATGTTTTTCCTCGGGTGTCATTTCTTTTTAGCAGCTTTCTTTACAGGCTTAGGATTACCCTTTACAGATGCAGCCATTATGTTATGGAATAAGGCAGATGCCTCTTTAGGTGTTTTGTCGATATCTTTTTTTACTGCTTTTGCCATAGATAATAAAGGTACAAATATTTACTTCATTTTAATAGCGTCATACTTAATGGAATGGAATTTTAAAAAATGTCATACTTAATGGATACATAATCTTAGCTTGTCATAGATATTGGATTCTTGGCTTCATTACTTTGCATCTATAATATTAAGATGAGTTTAACACCGATATATAAACGTTTCAAAAATCAAAAAGAATGCATCCTGTATTTGGAAGGCATTTTTTGGGATGGTTCACCTATTTGCCCCTTTTGTGGATATAGAAAATATAATACTATCCAAACAGAAAATAGGTATAGGTGCAAGGCGTGTAAATCGCCATTCAGCGTAACTGTATTAACACTTTTTCATAAAACAAAGGTTGATTTGCAAAAATGGTTTTTTGCTGTTTCAAATGATCATCTTACTTGCCGTAAACTAGCTAAGCAAATTGGAGTAACAAAAGACACCGCACATTTTATGTTAGTGCGAATCTCGATAGCCCGTCGTAATAGACCTGACATTATAAATAAAATAAAAAAAGAAATATATGAGCAATATTATTAAAGCAACACACGAAGGAGAAATAACAATTGGAACGGCTAACTTAAAGGTCGCTGTTCTTTCAAATCGCAAACGAATTATTACTCAGTCTGCAATTTTTGAAGCATTTGGAAGACCAATGCGTGGCTCAAGATCATTAGCTGATCAAGATGTTCCAAAACTGCCTGGTTTGATAGATGCAAAGAACCTTAAACCATTCATATCTAATGAGTTATATGAACTGATCAAAGTTGTGGAATATGAAGATTTAAAAGGTAAACGAACGGACGGATATGACGCAACAATTTTGCCGTTAATATGCGAAGTATATGTTGATGCAAGAAATGCAATAAAATCCAATGGAACACCAGTACTAACAACCAAGCAGATGCCAAATGTATTTGCTGCTGAAACTGTTTTAAGGGCATTAGCAAAAGTTGGTATTATTGGGTTGGTAGATGAAGTGACAGGTTATCAGGAAGAAAGAGATAAAAACGCATTACAAGAGTTTTTATCAAGGTTTATAAAAGAACAACGTGGTGTGTATATGCCAACATACCCTGATGATTTTTTTGAAGCCTTATTTAAAATGAGAGGATTAAATTGGTCTTTGGCTAACAAAGGTAAAAAACCGCAGTACTTTGGTCATTTACTTAATAATTATGTTTATGAGAGAATTGGGCCTAAAGTCTTAGAAGAATTAAGGCGAGTAAGTCCTAAAGATGAAGTAACGGGGAAAAGGAAGGGGAAGTATACCCAATATATTGACGAAAAATACGGACATCCAAAGCTTAAAGATCATTTAATGATATTAACCGCTTTCGCAAAAGCAGCGGGATACAATTGGAATGCATGGGAAAGAATGGTTAATAAAGCATTACCAAAATTCGGTAAGGACGGAAGTCAGATACAAGAATTAGGATTCGAAGAAGAATAAAGAAGCCGAATGAGCGGGGGTGAAAATTGATCTCATTAGTCAACTGTAATCGAGTTTAGCAGACTCACCCCGCTTCATTTTATTAAAGGTACAAAATTATTTTTAAAATAATTAGTTGTTAGTTTGCAATTACAAACTAAAATACTATCTTTGTTATATGAAAGTTGAGATTAAACATTTAATGAACATTAAAAACTACGCTGATAGAGAAGGTGTGACAGCATCTTATATATACAAATTGATAAAAGAAGGCAAGATGAGCAGCTTTGTTATTGATGGCATACAATTTATTGAAACAGACAAATACCCTACTATTCCAGTAGCGAATAGGAGGAAATAATTTTTTTATCATAATAGTTGAAAGTTATAAACTACAAAATAATGAAAACATTCAAAAACATATTAGATTTCCAGAAAGAGTTTAGCAACGAAGAGAAGTGCAGAAAGTATTTAGAAGAACAACGTTGGAACGGTACACCCGCCTGTCCTTTTTGTGGCTCTATAAATGTACATCGTTTCCCTAATAGTAAAATATTCAAGTGTAGAGAAAAGCAATGCAGACAAAAGTTTAGTGTTACTGTGGGAACAATTTACGAAAACACAAAAATTCCTTTGGCTAAATGGTTTTTAGCTACTTACATTTTATCGGTACATAGTAAAGGGATTAGCAGTTTACAGTTAGCATCATGGTTGGGAGTAACCCAAAAGACTGCATGGCATTTAAACCACCGTATTCGTGAAATGCTGACAGATAACGCACCCGAACTATTAGAAGGTATTGTTGAGTGCGATGAAACTTATGTAGGCGGTAAAGAAGCTAACAAACATAAAAGCAAAAGAAAAGTAAAGGCAGGTGTAGGCGGTAAGACTATGGTATTTGGTGCTGTACAACGTGACGGTAAAGTGAGAACAAGAGTTATCCCACAAACTAACTTAGAAAATGTAACTAATGCAATAGAAGATTTTGTTGCAAAGGATAGTACTATGGTAACAGACGAACACCATGCGTATAAAAAAGTTGGTGAAAAGTATAACCATAAAACTGTTAACCACAGGGATAAAGAATATGTACGTAATGAAAAGGGTTTGAAAGTACATACAAACAACATTGAAGGTTATTGGAGCATCTTAAAGAAACAAATAGACGGCATACATCATTCAGTTAGTCCAAAACACTTACAACGTTATTGTAACGAAAGTGCTTTCAGGTATAATAACAGAGGTGTATTTCAAGATGAAAGATTTGCGGCTGCATTGGCTAATTGTAACGGTTCTTTAAAGTATAAACAACTAACAGGTAAATAATGAAAGACGGAATATTTTTAAAGGAAATGGGCAGCAAGATCAAAGCAGAAAGGTTAGCCAACAAACACTCATTAAGGGAGTTGGGTTTGTTGGCAGGGCTACATCTTACAAGCCTATGGTTTATTGAGAATGGCAGGAAGGATATACATATACTAAACTTAAAGAAAATTGCAGACGTTTATAATAAGGATGTGAAAGATTTTTTATAATTAATACGGTTCATTGATTAGCTGGTCATCAGGAATCTCGATTATTATCTTATTGCAATTATAGTCAAAAGTTATTTTGAATTTTGACAAAAACTCCGTGAACCCTAAAATTGGCGGCATTAGGTCGTGATCTACACAGCTTATTAAACTATTTTCACTCCGCCAAATCTTGGTATTTTTATTAGGTGATAAAAGGGTAATAGTAAAAGTATGTTTCCATGTTTCTACATGACCAGCACCCACACCTTGTGTAATAGAGTTTTGTACGCCATCCCCTTTTAAATTATGCCATGTAGCGTCTGCTATATAATTTGTAAAGACGCTATCATCTGCCCCCGTATCTAATAGTGCGTAAACTGCTATCGAAATATTTTCGATAGGGTTAGTAATAATTATAGGTACATGAGGGGATAAAGTAACACCCTTATCATAAAAAGGATACTCAAATATTGCCATTAGAAAACGTAAGTATGACCTCTTTCGGGAATAAAAAATAAAAAGAACTTAGAACATATCTTTTGAGCCTGAAAAGAAACATCTTTAGGGTTTTTACCTTCTGAAATAATTTTATCGTTCACATCCAACGCTACCCATCTTGAATCAGCATGCTTAGGCCTTACTGTCAAAACAAATTTTTGTTGTTGTTTTTGTACCATAACCGAAAGGGTTTATTTTAAATAAAGTTTTATATATTATTAACAGAACAAATTAAAGCCCAGTTTATTGTATTTTGTTGCATAAAATTGTTAAAAACGTCATAAGATAGGTCTAATAGTGGGTGGTTCATCTAATGTATTGTAGGTTTAGGTTTGACAAATATAGTAGAATAACACATAAAACCTAGCCTATTATAGAAAAAATTTCTTATAACGAAATAAAAAAATATTTAATATATATGGTAGCTGTTTGGTGATTATATACAATTTTCATGGTCTAACAGGTAT
It contains:
- a CDS encoding P63C domain-containing protein, which translates into the protein MSNIIKATHEGEITIGTANLKVAVLSNRKRIITQSAIFEAFGRPMRGSRSLADQDVPKLPGLIDAKNLKPFISNELYELIKVVEYEDLKGKRTDGYDATILPLICEVYVDARNAIKSNGTPVLTTKQMPNVFAAETVLRALAKVGIIGLVDEVTGYQEERDKNALQEFLSRFIKEQRGVYMPTYPDDFFEALFKMRGLNWSLANKGKKPQYFGHLLNNYVYERIGPKVLEELRRVSPKDEVTGKRKGKYTQYIDEKYGHPKLKDHLMILTAFAKAAGYNWNAWERMVNKALPKFGKDGSQIQELGFEEE
- a CDS encoding transposase, with amino-acid sequence MSLTPIYKRFKNQKECILYLEGIFWDGSPICPFCGYRKYNTIQTENRYRCKACKSPFSVTVLTLFHKTKVDLQKWFFAVSNDHLTCRKLAKQIGVTKDTAHFMLVRISIARRNRPDIINKIKKEIYEQYY
- a CDS encoding TolC family protein, which gives rise to MLNLSKIYTCIAVICLVQIGCKVPAIVENKAKPTVPLSYGNSTDTANSAAIQWRTFFADKDLETLIDTALKNNKELLITLQEIEIARNDIRVKKGQLLPSVIGGGGIGVEKVGRYTSQGAGDASTEIKPGTEVPDWLPDYKVGAYATWEIDIWKKLRTEKKAAVTRYLSTVEGKNFLITNLIAEIANDYYELLALDNQLEIVKQTITLQQNALEVVKVQKDAGRETSLAVKKFEAEVLNSQSREFDIQQKIKETENEINFLLGRYPQPVVRNTTAFFNAVPQQVQTGIPSQLLQQRPDIKQAELDLAAAKLDVKVARAEFYPSFGISSSIGFNAFKPSYLVKFPESLLASLAGDVAGPLINKNAIKAEFDNANARQTQALYNYEKTILNACIEVSTELSNLSNLEKTYQLKSKEVNALTASIDISNDLFKSARANYFEVLMTQRDAVESKLELIETKLHQFNAVTNLYRSLGGGWQ
- a CDS encoding DMT family transporter — translated: MNWIILIIAGLFEVAFASCLGKAKEATGSDVYWWYGGFLIALTISMLLLVKATQSLPIGTAYAVWTGIGAVGTALMGIFVFKDPTNFWRIFFIITLIGSVIGLKSVSH
- a CDS encoding HD domain-containing protein, giving the protein MKKADFDPQLLEKKVRDSGWWVKAENMVDSHHSNTSGVMLSHHLLAVYDTIDAIFNKHEEGFYGRMFSILRQLDLDKEQVRNELKIVALLHDIGKTEEDKTVLIPHPLTGKPAHKRHGLVSLIAAMEIFGADIEHLPDHKKRIYRTIELHDMSYGLFREYSLNGDIPQKERLRHIDNKIHHMSGAGLLYLLLFKLADTHGHDDIEDVIWFYTIAREHFLTDFAIDLPIPEESDIR
- a CDS encoding efflux RND transporter periplasmic adaptor subunit yields the protein MNRIVWLISLCTLIYSTGCKTKTTEKEEAVKYTVTSALKADTSFTKDYIAQIQSVRNIEVRAQEKGYLENIYVDEGQYVKAGQVLFRIMPKMYEAEFLKAQAEAKAAELEMLNTKMLADKNIVSKTELSIAQAKLDEAKAEMSLAQVHLSLTEIKAPFDGVIDRIRFKLGSLIDEGGLLTTLSDNKSVYAYFNVSESEYLNFKTHNNAGDKPVVSLLLANNEMHKYKGEVETIESEFDNATGNIAFRAKFPNPDMLLKHGETGKVQMTIPINNALIIPQKATYEMQDNIYVYVVDQNNVVKAKKLTIRNKMPDLYVVDSGITENDKILLEGVQNVKEDDKINYQFITPDKVISNLQLIK
- a CDS encoding efflux RND transporter permease subunit, which translates into the protein MFNKFIHRPVLSIVISLMITILGVVALIQLPVTQFPSISPPKVNIAAEYPGANGELMIKAVVIPLERAINGVPGIKYIASDAGNDGEASIQVVFNSGVDPNIASVNIQNRVASVINKLPPIVVREGVKITREESNMLMYVNLYSTDTALDEKFLFNFADINLLSEIKSVNGVGVADILGNREYAMRIWLKPDRMTAYKISADDVLKALDEQSLEASPGKTGESSGRRSQAFEYVLKYPGRFTTKEGYENIILRSSPDGEILRVKDVAEVEFGSSYYDIYSGLNGKPSAAIMIKQSYGSNASEVIKNIKAKMEEIKNTSFPKGMNYEISYDVSTFLDASIEKVLHTLVEAFILVGIVVFLFLGDWRSTLIPAIAVPVSLIGTFIFMQFFGITLNLITLFALVLAIGIVVDNAIVVVEAVHAKMEEKNLSPAYATEEAMHEISGAIIAITLVMAAVFIPVAFMSGPVGIFYRQFSITMATSIGLSGLVALTLTPALCAMLLKNTHGAKRKQTPLRKLLDGFNNWFERTLGKYKSILGFIVNKRIISLLALFGFCAGIWFLNTQLPSGFIPNEDQGMFYAIVQTPPGATLERTNEVVGQLQRIAQGMEDVKSVSSLAGFEILSEGTGANSGTCLVNLKDWSDRKHSVNDIIKEFEEKAKDIQGATVEFFPPPAVPGYGAAGGFELRLLDKAGSGNYKKMETVNNDFVRALNKRPELSSVFSFYSASFPQYMLTVDNDAAQQKGVTIENAMNTLSTLVGSNYETNFIRYDRQYKVMVQALPQYRALPEDILKLYVKNDKDEMVPFSAFMHMEKVYGLSEITRHNMYNSSEISGAAAPGYSSGAAIKAVEEVAKKTLPRGFGIDWAGISKDEVAQGNQAIYIFLICLVFVYLLLAAQYESFVLPLPVILSLPAGIFGAFLLLKILGLENNIYAQVAMVMLIGLLGKNAVLIVEFAVQKHRSGSTVLQAAIEGAAVRFRPILMTSFAFIAGLIPLVKATGPGAVGNRTIGSAAAGGMLLGTVFGVLLIPGLYYIFALISEKNPMVEDEYENPLTEEIDNNVEPI